From a region of the Paenibacillus antri genome:
- the biuH gene encoding biuret amidohydrolase, whose protein sequence is MATVDASPYPWPYDVRIDPTKTALLIIDMQIDFCGKGGYVERMGYDLSLTARAIGPIKTLLERVRQIEGFTVIHTREGHKPDLSDLPANKRWRSRRAGAEIGSLGPKGRILVRGEPGWEIVEELSPIEGEPIIDKPGKGSFYATDLDLVLKNRGITHLILTGITTDVCVHTTMREANDRGYECLILEDCTGATDEGNHRAALKMVTMQGGVFGSVASSASVLKALERF, encoded by the coding sequence ATGGCGACCGTCGATGCTTCACCATACCCATGGCCCTATGATGTTAGGATAGATCCCACGAAGACCGCGTTGCTCATTATCGATATGCAAATCGATTTTTGCGGCAAGGGCGGCTACGTCGAGCGGATGGGGTACGACTTATCGCTGACGGCGAGGGCTATCGGACCGATCAAGACGTTGTTGGAGCGCGTCCGGCAAATCGAGGGCTTCACGGTCATCCATACCAGAGAGGGCCACAAGCCGGATTTGTCCGATTTGCCGGCGAACAAACGGTGGAGAAGCCGACGAGCGGGAGCCGAGATCGGCTCGCTCGGTCCGAAAGGACGCATCCTCGTCCGGGGCGAGCCGGGATGGGAGATCGTCGAGGAGCTGTCTCCGATCGAAGGGGAACCGATTATCGACAAGCCCGGCAAGGGAAGCTTCTATGCGACGGATCTGGACCTCGTCCTAAAGAATAGAGGCATCACGCATCTCATTCTTACGGGAATCACGACCGACGTTTGCGTCCACACGACGATGCGGGAGGCGAACGACCGCGGGTACGAATGCTTGATCCTAGAAGATTGCACCGGCGCGACGGACGAGGGAAATCACCGGGCGGCGCTGAAGATGGTGACGATGCAGGGCGGCGTGTTCGGCAGCGTAGCGAGTTCCGCCAGCGTTTTGAAAGCGTTAGAGAGATTTTAA
- a CDS encoding PucR family transcriptional regulator, giving the protein MANDNKIGFTCGDIPLIPELKEAVLLAGADGLHRPITRVNVMEVPDVIDWVRPGEFLITSGFPFRDNPDAISDMIPALAARGVAALGIKTRRFIERIPDRALRIAEELGFPVFELPASTAFSDVVRDIMERVLVQEARELSLLQSRFQKLSQQLLHGAGIEEFLQALDGMLNNPVILVDDHDRVLLSPQAEVAAKHIGDEMTWSRLRGDSALGVSFLTVGDRRIRVYVSAVNDQYTNCLILLLEWNQEHSVVDQLTIDRVGILVGLEMMNASARKEVEAKYIDQFLQDWLTGRIVTTEDVKIRAEACGCPLEEGHGFHAGTIRWVSGKPTLKQLQQAVKRIRVRLAGHRIQATLLEGGFAFLIAVAPQENARRAVDALIAELGALADAEGSFSLCIGNRVDRVDHVHQSYQQAKKILHISAICDVREPCIDYVRLGVFRLLYMLPDAEEVREYRDRYIVPLLEYDKKNGTALLDTLKTYFKHNRNVKKTAAEMFTHYNTVNYRVERIYDLLDINAEVGDEMLQLQLAVKLHEMRPVEETGGEKGLTLSG; this is encoded by the coding sequence ATGGCGAATGACAATAAAATCGGCTTTACTTGCGGGGATATTCCGCTCATTCCCGAGCTGAAGGAAGCGGTTCTGTTGGCGGGGGCGGACGGGCTGCATCGCCCGATTACCCGCGTGAACGTCATGGAAGTGCCCGACGTCATCGATTGGGTGCGTCCCGGGGAATTCCTGATTACGAGCGGATTCCCGTTCCGGGACAACCCGGACGCGATCTCCGATATGATCCCCGCGTTGGCCGCGAGAGGCGTCGCCGCGCTCGGCATCAAGACGAGACGATTCATCGAACGAATCCCGGATCGCGCGCTCCGGATCGCGGAGGAGCTCGGCTTCCCCGTCTTCGAGCTGCCGGCGTCCACGGCCTTCTCCGATGTCGTGCGGGACATTATGGAGCGCGTCTTGGTTCAGGAGGCGCGGGAGCTGTCTCTCCTGCAGAGCCGCTTCCAGAAGCTGTCGCAGCAGCTTCTGCACGGGGCCGGCATCGAGGAGTTTCTGCAGGCGCTCGACGGAATGCTGAACAATCCCGTCATTTTGGTCGACGACCATGACAGGGTGCTGTTGTCGCCTCAGGCGGAGGTCGCCGCGAAGCATATCGGAGACGAAATGACGTGGTCCCGGCTGAGAGGGGACAGCGCGCTCGGCGTCAGCTTCTTGACGGTGGGCGACCGCCGGATCCGCGTCTACGTCTCCGCCGTCAACGATCAATACACCAACTGTCTCATCCTCTTGTTGGAATGGAATCAAGAGCATTCCGTCGTCGACCAGCTGACGATCGATCGGGTCGGCATTCTGGTTGGGCTCGAAATGATGAATGCGAGCGCGCGGAAAGAGGTCGAGGCGAAATATATCGACCAGTTCCTCCAGGATTGGCTGACGGGGCGGATCGTGACGACGGAGGATGTCAAGATTCGGGCGGAGGCATGCGGGTGCCCCCTCGAGGAAGGGCACGGCTTCCATGCGGGGACGATCCGCTGGGTATCGGGCAAGCCGACCTTGAAGCAGCTGCAGCAGGCGGTCAAGCGGATTCGGGTCCGGCTCGCCGGTCATCGCATTCAGGCCACCTTGCTGGAAGGCGGGTTCGCCTTCCTGATCGCCGTCGCGCCGCAAGAGAACGCTCGCAGAGCCGTGGACGCCTTAATCGCGGAGCTTGGGGCGCTTGCGGATGCGGAGGGATCCTTTTCGCTCTGTATCGGGAATCGGGTCGACCGGGTGGACCATGTGCATCAGAGCTACCAACAAGCCAAGAAGATTCTGCACATCAGCGCCATCTGCGATGTAAGAGAGCCATGCATCGATTATGTAAGGCTCGGCGTCTTTCGGCTGCTGTATATGCTGCCGGATGCGGAGGAGGTCCGGGAGTACCGCGACCGATACATCGTCCCTCTGCTCGAGTACGACAAGAAGAACGGCACGGCGCTGCTGGATACGCTGAAGACGTATTTCAAACACAATCGGAACGTCAAGAAGACCGCCGCGGAGATGTTCACGCATTACAACACGGTCAACTATCGAGTAGAACGGATTTACGATTTGCTCGACATTAACGCCGAGGTCGGCGATGAAATGTTGCAGCTGCAGCTGGCGGTGAAGCTGCACGAGATGCGGCCCGTCGAGGAGACGGGCGGCGAGAAGGGCTTGACATTATCCGGGTAG
- a CDS encoding ABC transporter substrate-binding protein: protein MWGKANKKKPVLIAMSFMLLLLSACGGGSNAQTASPAPSASSEVQEVAPKSLKKVVLRLKWVHQAQFAGFYAAVKKGFYEEAGLDVEIRPGGSDFPSVQMVASGSEEFGVTGADQILLAREKGVPVTAISTIYRETPFVLFSLKESGITKVEDLVGQKAGVKLGGNEELTFRAMVESAGVEAKSIEEMPIKFDLSPLLSGQVKVWPGYVINEVLAVEELGHEVNIIKPGDYGINFYADTLFTTQALIEKDPELVKGFVQASMKGWTYALENPEEAAAFGLEYADNLTLEHEVNMMKASVPLLQPDNLPLGKMDETAWTTLQESLMGLGFQKAEQTMEDVFTNEFLE, encoded by the coding sequence ATGTGGGGAAAAGCAAATAAGAAGAAACCCGTACTGATCGCAATGTCGTTCATGCTCCTGCTGTTGTCGGCCTGCGGCGGAGGCTCGAATGCGCAAACCGCGTCTCCCGCGCCGTCCGCTTCGTCCGAAGTCCAAGAAGTGGCTCCGAAGAGCTTGAAGAAAGTCGTCCTGCGGCTCAAGTGGGTGCATCAAGCGCAGTTCGCCGGGTTCTATGCCGCCGTGAAGAAGGGATTCTACGAAGAAGCGGGCTTGGATGTCGAGATTCGCCCAGGCGGCTCCGATTTCCCTTCCGTGCAGATGGTCGCCTCCGGCAGCGAGGAATTCGGCGTCACGGGCGCGGACCAAATCCTGCTTGCGCGAGAGAAAGGCGTGCCGGTGACGGCGATCTCGACGATCTATCGCGAAACGCCGTTCGTGCTGTTCAGCCTGAAGGAATCCGGGATTACGAAGGTGGAGGATCTCGTCGGCCAGAAGGCGGGAGTCAAGCTCGGCGGGAACGAGGAACTGACGTTCCGGGCGATGGTGGAAAGCGCCGGCGTCGAGGCGAAATCGATCGAAGAGATGCCGATCAAGTTCGATCTAAGCCCGCTGCTCAGCGGTCAAGTGAAAGTATGGCCCGGATACGTCATCAACGAGGTGCTCGCGGTGGAAGAGCTCGGACATGAAGTGAATATTATTAAGCCTGGCGACTACGGCATCAACTTCTATGCCGATACGCTGTTCACGACGCAAGCGTTGATCGAGAAGGATCCGGAGCTGGTCAAGGGATTCGTACAGGCTTCCATGAAGGGGTGGACGTACGCGTTGGAAAACCCGGAAGAAGCGGCGGCGTTCGGCCTCGAGTATGCCGATAACCTGACGCTCGAGCACGAAGTGAACATGATGAAAGCAAGCGTTCCGCTGCTGCAGCCGGACAACCTGCCGCTCGGCAAGATGGACGAGACGGCGTGGACGACCTTGCAAGAGAGCTTGATGGGCTTAGGGTTCCAGAAGGCGGAGCAAACGATGGAGGACGTGTTCACGAACGAATTCTTGGAATAG
- a CDS encoding allophanate hydrolase → MATKTEIPIRLSIAWLREQYAAGTITPEDVVRELVRRANEDAEMNVWITPPEPERIKPYLERLRSIDPKEAPLWGIPFAAKDNIDVSGLPTTAACAEYAYVPETHATVVERLVAAGAIPMGKTNLDQFATGLVGTRSPYGETHNALRRELISGGSSSGSAVAVARGHAAFALGTDTAGSGRVPAALNGLYGWKPSVGAWPTRGVVPACASLDCVTAFAHTLEDALAVDEAVRGEDALDPWSRPIPRLPSSLPSKLLVPKGPLEFYGPYAEAYEAAWNAAVERAEATGLPVERIDVELFAQAAEILYGGPWVAERWAGLGDFIEAHPGTAWPVTERVLRSGASGTYDAASVFAAAHRLQRFKSEAKRLLGDGALVMPTCGGTWTREQVRDDPIATNSAMGKYTNHCNLLDLCAVSVPCGEAAPELPFGVTLFASSGKEGLLEAAARRFAVRTPTTEVAVCGLHMRGLPLEPQMRRYGGRFVREDATAAKYRMYKLPTEPAKPGLVKTESGGASIRLEIWELPLETFGVFVAGIPAPLGIGKVELQGGTEVPGFVCEAVGTVGAEDITAFGGWRGLEDSIVRK, encoded by the coding sequence ATGGCGACGAAGACGGAAATACCGATCCGGTTATCCATAGCATGGCTGAGAGAGCAGTATGCGGCAGGAACGATCACGCCAGAGGACGTGGTGCGGGAGCTCGTTCGACGCGCGAACGAGGATGCGGAGATGAACGTCTGGATAACGCCGCCGGAGCCGGAGCGCATTAAGCCTTATCTGGAACGACTGCGGTCGATCGATCCGAAGGAAGCGCCGCTGTGGGGGATTCCGTTCGCGGCGAAGGACAATATCGACGTCTCCGGCCTGCCGACGACGGCGGCTTGCGCGGAATACGCCTACGTCCCCGAGACGCATGCGACCGTCGTGGAGCGGCTCGTGGCCGCGGGAGCGATTCCGATGGGGAAGACGAACTTGGACCAGTTCGCCACGGGACTTGTCGGCACAAGAAGTCCGTACGGGGAGACGCACAACGCGCTGCGGCGGGAATTGATCAGCGGGGGATCGAGCTCCGGGTCGGCCGTCGCGGTCGCGAGAGGGCATGCGGCGTTCGCGCTCGGGACCGATACCGCCGGCTCCGGGCGCGTGCCCGCCGCGTTGAACGGGCTTTACGGCTGGAAGCCGAGCGTCGGCGCATGGCCGACGAGAGGCGTCGTGCCGGCCTGCGCCAGCTTGGACTGCGTGACGGCGTTCGCGCATACGTTGGAGGATGCGCTCGCGGTCGACGAGGCGGTGCGGGGGGAGGATGCGTTGGATCCGTGGTCCCGCCCGATTCCGCGGTTGCCTTCGTCGCTCCCATCCAAGCTGCTCGTACCGAAAGGCCCGCTTGAATTCTACGGGCCTTACGCCGAGGCATACGAAGCCGCCTGGAACGCCGCGGTCGAGCGGGCGGAAGCGACGGGGCTGCCGGTCGAACGCATCGACGTCGAGCTGTTCGCGCAGGCGGCGGAAATTTTATACGGCGGTCCGTGGGTCGCCGAGCGCTGGGCGGGGCTCGGCGATTTCATCGAGGCCCATCCCGGAACGGCATGGCCCGTAACGGAACGCGTGCTGCGCTCCGGCGCAAGCGGGACGTACGACGCGGCGTCCGTCTTCGCCGCGGCGCACCGGTTGCAGCGCTTCAAGAGCGAAGCGAAGCGTCTTCTTGGCGACGGCGCGCTCGTCATGCCGACGTGCGGAGGCACGTGGACGCGGGAGCAGGTAAGGGACGATCCGATCGCGACCAACAGCGCGATGGGCAAATACACGAATCATTGCAACCTGCTCGACCTGTGCGCCGTGTCCGTTCCTTGCGGCGAGGCGGCACCCGAGCTGCCGTTCGGCGTCACGTTGTTCGCGTCGTCCGGGAAGGAAGGGTTGCTCGAGGCGGCGGCCCGGCGATTCGCGGTCCGAACGCCGACGACGGAGGTCGCCGTCTGCGGATTGCATATGCGCGGACTGCCGCTCGAACCGCAGATGCGTCGGTACGGGGGGAGGTTCGTTCGCGAGGATGCGACGGCCGCGAAGTACCGCATGTATAAGCTGCCGACCGAGCCGGCGAAGCCGGGACTGGTGAAGACGGAGTCGGGCGGCGCGTCGATTCGGTTGGAAATCTGGGAGCTGCCGCTCGAGACGTTCGGCGTCTTCGTCGCCGGCATTCCCGCGCCTCTCGGCATCGGCAAGGTGGAGCTGCAGGGCGGAACGGAGGTGCCCGGATTCGTCTGCGAAGCGGTCGGCACGGTCGGCGCGGAGGACATTACGGCGTTCGGCGGCTGGAGAGGGCTGGAGGACTCGATCGTAAGAAAATAG
- a CDS encoding amidase encodes MKIMRLRKRSVTALLAAMVSASLVTAAPAATATEEFLFEEITLSQLQAGYAKGEYTAEEVVKAYLERIEKYEASYNAFTTMNPNALEEAREIDRLRASGEPLGKLAGVPIVIKEAVDMAGFPSTMGWEPLAKELGGIELIPERDAPVVARLKAAGAIILGRTNIPAFSSSGTRATTSWDGDTYNAVDAKFVPGASSSGTATAVSGNMAVLGIAEETGGSIQNPAAAQALVGIKPTFGLVPNAGVVPLAGSTRDVIGPHARTVRDAAVMLDVIAGYSHEDPKTIASIGNIPKYGYTSKLNKLALKGKRIGLYGPGWRNQELTEETQELYDKAVEELEKQGAVVIPDPFADTGFAEYVKANGSVGIESVIYDMEDYLERLGPDAAIHSVEELLEKTGEMPSVFNRYEGNLPDPDGVADLSKFVEVRTKYLEYINETMDKFDLDALVYPQMFKETPLLSSEDNIGATTVSEINVAGVPLVTVPSGYYDSGSPFAIVFVGKLWSEASLLGMAFDYEQATQSREAPTLVVKP; translated from the coding sequence ATGAAGATCATGAGGTTGAGGAAACGAAGCGTTACAGCGTTATTGGCGGCGATGGTATCGGCGTCTCTCGTAACCGCCGCGCCGGCGGCGACGGCGACGGAGGAGTTCCTTTTCGAGGAGATTACGCTGTCTCAGCTGCAGGCCGGCTACGCCAAAGGGGAATATACGGCGGAAGAAGTGGTGAAGGCTTATCTCGAGCGGATCGAGAAATACGAGGCTTCCTATAACGCCTTCACGACGATGAATCCGAACGCGCTGGAGGAAGCGCGGGAGATCGATCGACTTCGCGCGTCGGGCGAGCCGCTCGGGAAGCTGGCGGGCGTCCCCATCGTCATCAAAGAAGCGGTAGATATGGCGGGCTTTCCTTCGACGATGGGCTGGGAACCGTTAGCCAAGGAGCTCGGGGGCATCGAGCTGATCCCGGAACGCGACGCTCCGGTCGTAGCCCGCTTGAAGGCTGCGGGAGCGATCATTCTGGGAAGAACGAACATTCCCGCCTTCTCCTCCTCCGGCACGAGAGCCACGACGAGCTGGGACGGAGATACCTATAACGCGGTCGACGCGAAATTCGTCCCGGGGGCGAGCAGCAGCGGCACCGCGACCGCCGTCTCGGGCAATATGGCCGTACTCGGGATCGCCGAGGAAACCGGCGGATCGATTCAAAATCCCGCCGCGGCTCAAGCGCTGGTCGGCATTAAGCCGACGTTCGGACTCGTCCCGAACGCCGGGGTCGTTCCGCTGGCCGGCAGCACGCGCGACGTCATCGGACCGCACGCACGAACGGTGCGCGACGCCGCGGTCATGCTCGACGTGATCGCGGGATACAGCCATGAGGATCCGAAAACGATCGCCTCGATCGGCAACATTCCGAAGTACGGGTATACCTCGAAGCTTAATAAGTTGGCGCTCAAAGGCAAACGAATCGGATTATACGGCCCGGGTTGGCGGAATCAGGAGCTTACGGAGGAAACTCAGGAACTGTACGATAAAGCGGTTGAGGAATTGGAGAAGCAGGGCGCCGTCGTCATTCCCGATCCTTTCGCCGACACCGGCTTCGCCGAATACGTCAAGGCGAACGGCTCCGTGGGCATCGAGTCCGTTATTTACGATATGGAAGATTACTTAGAGCGGTTAGGTCCCGACGCCGCGATTCATTCGGTAGAGGAGCTTCTGGAGAAAACGGGGGAGATGCCTTCCGTCTTTAACCGGTACGAAGGCAACTTGCCGGATCCGGACGGCGTCGCGGATTTGTCGAAATTCGTAGAGGTTCGTACGAAATACTTAGAATACATCAACGAGACGATGGATAAATTCGATCTGGACGCGCTCGTGTATCCGCAGATGTTCAAGGAAACGCCGCTCCTAAGCTCCGAGGACAACATCGGCGCGACGACGGTTTCCGAAATCAACGTCGCCGGCGTTCCGTTGGTGACGGTGCCGTCGGGTTACTACGACAGCGGGTCCCCCTTCGCGATCGTCTTCGTCGGGAAGTTGTGGAGCGAAGCCAGCTTGCTCGGGATGGCGTTCGATTACGAACAGGCCACCCAATCCCGCGAAGCGCCGACGCTCGTCGTAAAGCCTTAA
- a CDS encoding ABC transporter ATP-binding protein: MLAKAIELQQGANGRQEAAEPRNREVAISLRQCSLSFGAVQVLNNVSLDIYKNEFVSILGPSGCGKSTLLRLMLELLKPDRGGEVAYASKKPSIGIVFQKPVLMPWLTAVQNVELTLTMGPNKKLSKQERKEKAESALQLVGLQDFRGHFPHQLSGGMQQRIAIARALAADPEILLMDEPFGALDEFTREKLNFELLRLWENPKSSLSSIVMVTHSIQESVIMSDRVVMMSPRPAGVDTIVPVPLPSPRVVGMEEHPAFYQTVKELRKRVKDQ; the protein is encoded by the coding sequence ATGTTGGCGAAGGCGATCGAGTTGCAGCAAGGCGCAAACGGACGGCAGGAGGCGGCGGAGCCCCGGAATCGCGAGGTCGCGATTTCGCTGAGACAGTGCTCCCTCTCCTTCGGGGCGGTCCAAGTGCTGAATAACGTATCCCTTGATATCTATAAGAACGAATTCGTCTCGATCCTCGGCCCGAGCGGCTGCGGGAAGTCGACGCTGCTCCGGCTCATGCTGGAGCTCTTGAAGCCGGACCGCGGCGGCGAAGTGGCCTACGCGTCCAAGAAGCCGAGCATCGGCATCGTGTTCCAGAAGCCTGTCTTGATGCCATGGCTGACGGCCGTCCAAAACGTAGAGCTGACGCTGACGATGGGGCCGAACAAGAAGCTTTCCAAACAGGAACGCAAGGAAAAGGCGGAGAGCGCGCTGCAGCTTGTAGGGCTGCAGGACTTCCGCGGCCACTTCCCGCATCAGCTCAGCGGAGGCATGCAGCAGCGAATCGCCATTGCGCGCGCGCTCGCCGCGGACCCGGAAATATTGCTCATGGACGAACCGTTCGGCGCGCTCGACGAGTTCACGAGGGAGAAGCTTAACTTCGAACTGCTCCGGCTGTGGGAAAATCCGAAGAGCAGCCTCAGCTCCATCGTCATGGTCACGCACTCCATTCAGGAGTCCGTGATCATGTCCGACCGCGTCGTCATGATGTCCCCGAGACCGGCCGGCGTGGATACAATCGTCCCGGTGCCGCTCCCGAGTCCGAGAGTCGTCGGAATGGAGGAGCACCCGGCGTTCTATCAGACGGTCAAGGAATTAAGAAAGCGGGTGAAGGATCAGTGA
- a CDS encoding cupin domain-containing protein, producing MTLMKETKVLTGETMNWDLMPNHIELYHREIVSAAEADALGIRMSSILWEKIGVGGQVLPHVHDVVEVIHITVGKVKLLLGSGEWKSYRAGDTFQVPAGVLHSVANDGDAPSEQISIFVPVDASAPANSFFNTTLVEDVYSVNK from the coding sequence ATGACGCTGATGAAAGAAACGAAGGTGTTGACCGGCGAAACCATGAATTGGGACTTGATGCCGAACCATATTGAATTGTATCACCGGGAGATCGTATCCGCGGCGGAAGCCGATGCTCTAGGCATTCGAATGAGCTCGATTCTATGGGAGAAGATCGGAGTCGGCGGCCAAGTGCTTCCGCACGTTCACGACGTCGTCGAGGTCATTCACATTACCGTCGGGAAGGTGAAGCTGCTGCTCGGCAGCGGCGAGTGGAAGAGCTATCGGGCGGGGGACACGTTCCAGGTTCCTGCAGGCGTGCTCCATTCCGTCGCGAACGACGGCGACGCCCCCAGCGAGCAGATCAGCATCTTCGTCCCGGTCGACGCATCGGCTCCGGCGAATTCGTTCTTCAATACGACGTTAGTGGAAGATGTGTATTCCGTAAACAAATAG
- a CDS encoding CHRD domain-containing protein: MKTYRAVLLGGNEVPPVRTFATGNVFFRLNEAGNRLFFRMVVRDIAKVTQAHIHLGRRGVNGPVVAFLFGPSKFGITTRRGVVCGSLTRRDLVGPLQGDPLRDLIAEIDRGNAYVNVHTIRHPNGEIRGQIVR, from the coding sequence ATGAAAACGTATCGCGCCGTCTTACTCGGCGGGAACGAAGTTCCGCCCGTGCGCACGTTCGCGACGGGGAACGTCTTCTTCCGTCTCAACGAGGCCGGGAATCGGTTGTTTTTCCGCATGGTCGTCCGCGACATCGCGAAGGTGACCCAAGCGCATATTCATCTAGGCCGCAGAGGGGTGAACGGGCCCGTCGTCGCCTTCCTCTTCGGCCCGTCGAAATTCGGCATCACGACGAGAAGAGGCGTCGTCTGCGGCTCGCTGACGCGAAGGGATCTCGTCGGCCCGCTGCAGGGCGACCCGCTGCGCGACCTGATCGCCGAGATCGACCGCGGCAACGCCTACGTCAACGTGCACACGATCCGGCACCCGAACGGCGAGATCCGCGGCCAGATCGTTCGGTAA
- a CDS encoding ABC transporter permease: MKEQFKNGLYPLGFAAAFVVLWELAVRWFDIPVYLLPAPSSVVSSMDASLASHMTVTLLEALVGFLIANVLGLLTAVIFVHSKPIEKGAFPLAIALKTTPLVALAPLLVVWMGTGYSSKVVASMLICFFPILVNSVKGLKAIEHEAWELFSTYKGSKWDMFWKLRLPTSLPYVLSALKISSSLAIVGAIVGEFVGANKGLGYVVLVSSYHMDTPVMFSAIIASAACGLALFWAIAWLEKKVIFWQRVDEA, from the coding sequence GTGAAGGAGCAATTCAAGAACGGGCTTTATCCGCTCGGATTCGCGGCCGCCTTCGTCGTCTTGTGGGAGCTCGCCGTTCGATGGTTCGACATCCCCGTCTATTTGCTGCCGGCGCCCTCGTCGGTCGTCTCGTCGATGGACGCGAGCTTGGCGTCGCATATGACGGTCACGCTGCTTGAGGCGTTGGTCGGCTTTCTCATCGCTAACGTGCTGGGGCTGCTCACCGCCGTCATCTTCGTACATTCCAAGCCGATCGAAAAAGGGGCGTTCCCTCTCGCGATCGCGCTCAAGACGACCCCGTTGGTCGCTTTGGCGCCCTTGCTCGTCGTCTGGATGGGGACGGGGTATTCGTCCAAAGTCGTCGCCTCCATGCTCATTTGCTTCTTCCCGATTCTGGTCAACAGCGTGAAAGGATTAAAGGCGATCGAGCATGAAGCGTGGGAGCTGTTCTCGACGTACAAGGGGTCGAAGTGGGACATGTTCTGGAAGCTTCGGCTGCCGACCAGTCTGCCTTACGTGTTATCCGCCTTGAAGATTTCCAGCTCCCTCGCGATCGTCGGGGCGATCGTCGGCGAATTCGTCGGAGCGAACAAGGGGTTAGGGTACGTGGTGTTAGTGTCTTCTTATCATATGGATACTCCGGTTATGTTTTCCGCGATCATCGCTTCCGCCGCTTGCGGGTTGGCGTTGTTCTGGGCTATCGCCTGGTTGGAGAAGAAAGTCATCTTTTGGCAAAGGGTCGATGAAGCATGA
- a CDS encoding ring-opening amidohydrolase, which yields MKCSIVRIPTRSPSDVSALGEAIRDGSIEPRDVVAVLGKTEGNGCVNDFTRGYAVQTLQRFFEGRIGDAASRISYVMSGGTEGVLSPHLTVISRTPNAKKPSGGTKSLAIGVRRTRDFRPEEIGRMAQVGAVAEAVRAAVAEAGIEDAADVHFVQIKCPLLTTDAIREASARGEAVVTEDTYKSMGYSRGASALGTALALGEIDGAALVEADICQAWEKYSEVASTSAGSELICCEVIVFGNSANAEGPFFIDHGVMKDAVDGDALRRLLDAHPEAELAQVLAKAEADPSGFVRDRRHTMLNDSDINHTRHARAVVGGVLAYVSGDPMIYVSGGAEHQGPAGGGPVAAVFRRKQP from the coding sequence ATGAAATGTTCGATCGTACGTATTCCGACGCGTTCCCCGAGCGACGTCTCGGCGCTGGGCGAGGCGATCCGAGACGGATCGATCGAGCCGCGGGACGTCGTCGCCGTGTTGGGTAAGACGGAGGGGAACGGCTGCGTGAACGACTTTACCCGAGGGTACGCGGTTCAGACGCTGCAGCGCTTCTTCGAGGGACGGATCGGCGACGCGGCTTCCCGCATCTCTTATGTGATGTCGGGCGGGACCGAGGGCGTCTTAAGTCCGCATCTGACGGTCATCAGCCGAACGCCGAACGCCAAGAAGCCCTCGGGCGGAACGAAGTCGCTCGCGATCGGAGTCCGCCGTACGAGGGACTTCCGCCCCGAAGAAATCGGGCGGATGGCGCAGGTGGGGGCGGTCGCCGAAGCCGTCCGCGCCGCCGTCGCGGAGGCGGGGATCGAGGACGCCGCGGACGTGCATTTCGTTCAAATCAAGTGTCCGCTGCTGACGACGGACGCGATCCGCGAAGCGTCGGCTCGCGGCGAAGCGGTCGTCACGGAGGACACGTACAAATCCATGGGTTACTCGCGAGGGGCGTCCGCGCTCGGAACGGCGCTCGCGTTAGGCGAGATCGACGGGGCGGCGTTGGTCGAAGCGGACATCTGCCAAGCGTGGGAGAAATATAGCGAGGTAGCCTCCACCTCGGCCGGCAGCGAGCTGATCTGCTGCGAAGTGATCGTATTCGGGAACTCGGCGAACGCGGAGGGACCGTTCTTCATCGATCACGGCGTCATGAAGGACGCCGTCGACGGCGACGCGCTTCGCCGCTTGTTGGACGCGCACCCCGAAGCCGAGCTCGCGCAAGTGTTGGCGAAGGCGGAGGCGGACCCGAGCGGCTTCGTTCGGGATCGCAGGCATACGATGCTGAACGATTCGGATATCAATCATACCCGGCATGCCCGCGCGGTCGTCGGAGGGGTTCTAGCCTACGTAAGCGGCGACCCGATGATTTACGTGTCCGGCGGCGCGGAGCACCAAGGCCCCGCGGGCGGCGGCCCGGTGGCGGCCGTTTTCCGAAGAAAACAACCATAG